In Defluviitalea raffinosedens, the following proteins share a genomic window:
- the gltX gene encoding glutamate--tRNA ligase: MDYKKLADLLFPNITKTVSYYEETVFPKRDLKEGAVVTRLAPSPTGFIHLGNLYGAFVDERLAHQNGGIFMLRIEDTDDKRKVEGAIETIISSLEYFDLKFDEGVTVNGEIGHYGPYYQSHRAEIYQTVAKYLVEQGRAYPCFCTEEELSEVRKQQEAEKVTPGYYGKWAKDRDLTLEEIEKRLKNKESFVLRFKSMGSEEGRFEIEDAIRGTLSMPENFQDIVLLKSNGIPTYHFAHVVDDHLMRVTHVVRGEEWLSTLPIHYELFKTLGWELPIYCHTAHMMKIDNGVKRKLSKRKDPEMGLGYYMELGYFPAAVREYLLTILNSNFEEWRMANPDSNISEFKFSLNKMSISGALFDLNKLNDISKDVLVKIPVEEIYSFLLDWAKKYKQEIVSNLTEHKDSVIKLLSVGRDGAKPRKDLIYCEQIFDFIKYFFDEYFEIVDPYPQNIDEEEAKKLLKAYLETYDHNDDQTQWFEKIREIAEQNGYAAKPKDYKKNPDMYKGHVGDVSTVIRLAIVGRASSPDVWEIQQILGEKKVRERIKKAAM; this comes from the coding sequence ATGGACTATAAGAAACTCGCTGATTTGCTTTTCCCTAATATAACAAAAACGGTATCTTATTATGAAGAAACCGTATTCCCCAAAAGGGATTTAAAAGAGGGAGCTGTTGTGACCAGACTTGCACCAAGTCCTACGGGCTTTATTCATCTGGGAAATTTATACGGAGCTTTTGTAGATGAGCGTTTGGCGCATCAAAATGGCGGCATATTTATGCTTCGTATTGAAGATACGGATGATAAACGTAAGGTAGAAGGAGCAATTGAAACAATTATATCTTCTCTGGAGTATTTCGATTTAAAATTCGATGAAGGTGTAACTGTTAATGGAGAAATTGGTCATTACGGACCTTACTATCAAAGCCATCGAGCTGAAATTTACCAAACCGTTGCGAAGTATTTGGTTGAACAAGGCAGAGCATATCCTTGTTTTTGTACAGAAGAAGAATTATCAGAGGTAAGAAAGCAACAGGAAGCTGAAAAGGTTACTCCTGGTTATTACGGTAAATGGGCTAAGGATAGAGATTTAACCCTTGAAGAAATAGAAAAGCGATTGAAGAATAAGGAAAGTTTTGTTCTGAGATTCAAATCTATGGGAAGTGAAGAAGGAAGATTTGAAATAGAGGATGCTATAAGAGGCACTCTTTCCATGCCGGAAAATTTTCAGGATATAGTACTTTTAAAATCCAATGGCATACCCACATATCACTTTGCCCATGTTGTGGATGATCATTTGATGAGGGTTACCCATGTTGTCAGGGGAGAAGAATGGCTTTCAACCCTGCCTATTCACTATGAATTATTTAAAACTCTGGGTTGGGAGCTTCCAATATATTGCCATACAGCCCATATGATGAAAATAGATAATGGTGTAAAGAGGAAATTATCCAAAAGAAAAGATCCTGAAATGGGATTGGGCTACTATATGGAACTGGGATATTTCCCGGCGGCGGTTAGAGAATATCTGTTAACCATCCTGAATTCTAATTTTGAAGAATGGAGAATGGCAAATCCAGACAGCAATATTAGTGAATTTAAATTTAGTTTAAACAAAATGAGTATTTCAGGGGCATTGTTTGATTTAAATAAACTCAATGACATCAGCAAAGATGTTTTGGTAAAAATCCCTGTTGAAGAAATCTATAGCTTTTTACTTGACTGGGCTAAGAAATATAAACAGGAAATCGTAAGCAATTTAACCGAGCATAAAGATTCTGTAATCAAATTATTATCTGTAGGAAGAGACGGTGCAAAACCTCGTAAAGATTTAATTTATTGTGAACAGATCTTTGATTTTATTAAATATTTCTTTGATGAGTATTTTGAAATCGTTGATCCTTATCCTCAAAACATTGATGAAGAAGAAGCAAAAAAATTACTGAAAGCATATCTTGAAACCTATGATCATAATGACGACCAAACCCAATGGTTTGAAAAAATCCGTGAAATCGCTGAGCAAAACGGATACGCAGCTAAACCTAAGGACTATAAGAAAAATCCGGATATGTATAAAGGTCATGTAGGGGATGTAAGTACGGTTATACGATTGGCTATTGTAGGACGAGCATCCTCACCGGATGTTTGGGAAATTCAGCAGATTTTAGGTGAAAAGAAAGTTCGAGAAAGAATAAAAAAAGCTGCTATGTAG
- a CDS encoding FMN-dependent NADH-azoreductase translates to MSKLLYIKVNAKPEGISRTFKISDHFIGAYVQTHPSDEIITLDLYKEGIKFLSAEDIQSIYGHKTEESKKHPVLKYAYQFAEADKYVIAEPMWNLSIPAILKAYIDYITVSGITFNYTEDGPVGLCKGKKAVHITTRGGQYLVELKAAFEMGDRYLRTIFGFFGITDFTTIVAEELDIVGKDVDAIVENAIQKAQELAKTF, encoded by the coding sequence ATGAGCAAGCTGCTATATATTAAAGTCAATGCAAAACCGGAAGGCATATCCAGGACCTTTAAGATTTCTGATCACTTTATCGGTGCATATGTTCAAACGCACCCGAGCGATGAAATCATTACTTTGGATTTGTATAAAGAGGGCATAAAGTTTTTATCGGCAGAGGATATTCAATCGATCTACGGGCATAAAACTGAAGAAAGCAAAAAACATCCTGTTTTGAAATATGCCTATCAATTTGCTGAAGCGGACAAATATGTTATTGCAGAACCCATGTGGAATTTGAGTATCCCGGCTATACTAAAGGCATATATCGATTATATTACTGTTTCTGGGATTACGTTTAACTATACTGAAGATGGCCCTGTAGGCTTATGTAAAGGAAAGAAGGCAGTCCATATTACAACTCGAGGTGGGCAGTATTTAGTAGAGCTCAAGGCAGCATTTGAAATGGGGGACAGATATTTAAGGACGATATTTGGTTTCTTTGGAATTACTGATTTTACCACCATAGTTGCTGAGGAACTGGATATCGTAGGAAAAGATGTGGATGCGATTGTAGAAAATGCCATACAGAAAGCTCAAGAACTAGCTAAAACTTTTTAA
- a CDS encoding Gfo/Idh/MocA family protein produces MKIGVMGHGPIVEKCLDAISKVSGSQAIAIYNRPVSAKEGEAIAKKFHLEKCYTDFEKFLKDDTIDTVYIALPNSLHYDYALKILNAGKNAIVEKPFTSTVKETEHLVQIAKEKRKFLFEAITTCHLPNMKALKEHMKEIGELSVVQTNFSQYSSRYDAFKNGETPNIFNPEFSGGALMDINVYNIHFIVGLFGEPESVSYFPKKAENGIDTSGIAILQYPNFACSAVAAKDSESKGFAYVQGKDGTLKINSHVSRCEELIITIGQTSKTINLQESDNHLVYEFESFTKVVNEQDYDTCYKWLEHTRSVMKVLEKARKFAGILFPADQQ; encoded by the coding sequence ATGAAAATAGGTGTGATGGGACATGGTCCAATTGTAGAAAAATGCTTAGACGCAATTTCTAAAGTCTCAGGCTCTCAGGCTATTGCCATCTATAACAGACCTGTAAGTGCCAAAGAAGGTGAAGCGATCGCAAAAAAGTTTCATTTAGAAAAATGCTATACGGATTTCGAAAAATTTTTAAAGGACGATACAATTGACACCGTATATATTGCATTGCCAAATAGTCTACATTATGACTATGCACTAAAAATACTGAATGCCGGGAAAAATGCCATCGTAGAAAAACCCTTCACTTCCACTGTAAAAGAAACCGAGCATTTGGTGCAAATTGCAAAAGAAAAAAGAAAATTTTTATTTGAAGCAATTACAACCTGTCATCTTCCCAATATGAAAGCTTTAAAAGAACATATGAAAGAAATAGGAGAGTTATCGGTGGTGCAGACGAACTTCTCCCAATATTCCAGCCGTTACGATGCGTTTAAAAACGGTGAAACGCCCAATATATTTAATCCAGAGTTCTCTGGAGGAGCACTTATGGATATTAATGTCTATAATATCCACTTCATTGTTGGCCTCTTCGGAGAGCCAGAATCCGTTTCCTATTTCCCCAAAAAAGCAGAAAATGGCATTGATACATCCGGGATTGCTATTTTACAGTATCCTAACTTTGCTTGTTCTGCTGTCGCTGCAAAAGACAGTGAAAGCAAAGGTTTTGCCTATGTTCAGGGCAAAGATGGAACCCTCAAAATCAATAGTCATGTAAGCAGATGCGAAGAACTGATCATAACTATTGGTCAAACCAGCAAAACCATCAACCTTCAGGAAAGCGATAATCATCTTGTTTATGAATTCGAAAGCTTTACTAAAGTCGTTAATGAACAAGACTATGATACTTGCTATAAATGGCTTGAGCATACGCGTTCCGTAATGAAAGTCCTTGAAAAAGCACGCAAATTTGCTGGTATACTTTTCCCTGCAGATCAGCAATAA
- a CDS encoding stalk domain-containing protein, whose amino-acid sequence MRNWIKKFIQFNILLGFLFTVLSSTVFGMEEQINRAVVFPIDYKGKAFINGEYVSFNGDEKIYLKDNTTYVPLRLMTYLISNDEEHWEAQWDGAKPNEVVLVCTYMEKIDQGGWMNTGKPQTSIKLTVDSKTMISKGQMIELSATPKKINGRIVLPIRAIGEVLNREIAFKDGLIFISKEPLKLNDKQADAIINEIKERFWDTSKKVKKYKVVEDDEELIAAQNVNGKTYFNVVGYNSSSQIWIQKLYTQGEKGPVLLKEIKNYVSVREPFVEDVFYYGEEKQGQVVLNEYNLNTKQTRQIGELDIKGHDFSAIVKIIPKENKIYFIAHYGDYTMGGETLYVVENGKVEELTGAKQFGSIIIENGKIYYSNINFMGNPTNNLFEYDENSRTEKRLGEEGYTYDVNRRETLYSVANSLKLLENKLYTLGYLEQSDQLPCLYSIDLQTGATKKLSLPTSQFWIVNDKIYYIEATAQTLITIDLEGNGKKTLINKPIAQAKFNGKSFYYTLLSNNNDLAAGFYKYTLDTNETASLSSKRVKDFYIGSSKIGYITTGYDAGIYLIQDGKTIGIEKDPAYDYLFAGEQMIIINVKDNKLEILK is encoded by the coding sequence ATGAGAAACTGGATCAAAAAATTCATACAGTTTAATATATTACTGGGATTTTTATTTACTGTTTTAAGTAGTACAGTATTTGGAATGGAAGAGCAGATCAATCGGGCAGTGGTTTTTCCGATTGATTACAAAGGAAAGGCGTTTATTAATGGAGAATATGTATCTTTTAATGGGGATGAAAAGATTTATCTTAAAGATAATACCACTTACGTACCACTTCGATTAATGACGTATCTTATTAGCAACGACGAAGAGCATTGGGAGGCTCAATGGGACGGAGCCAAGCCTAATGAAGTCGTTTTGGTGTGTACATATATGGAGAAAATTGATCAAGGAGGATGGATGAATACAGGAAAGCCTCAGACTTCTATTAAGCTTACTGTAGACAGCAAAACAATGATTTCTAAGGGGCAAATGATCGAATTAAGCGCAACCCCTAAAAAAATCAACGGGAGAATTGTTCTTCCAATCAGAGCCATTGGTGAGGTATTGAATAGAGAAATTGCTTTTAAAGACGGATTAATTTTTATTTCAAAAGAACCCCTTAAGCTTAATGACAAACAAGCGGACGCCATCATTAATGAAATAAAAGAAAGATTTTGGGATACCAGTAAGAAAGTTAAAAAATATAAAGTTGTGGAAGATGACGAGGAGCTTATAGCTGCACAAAATGTTAATGGAAAAACGTATTTCAACGTTGTTGGATACAATTCCAGCAGTCAAATTTGGATTCAAAAGCTTTATACCCAGGGAGAGAAAGGTCCGGTATTGCTGAAGGAAATAAAAAATTACGTTTCAGTGAGGGAGCCCTTTGTTGAAGATGTTTTTTATTATGGAGAAGAGAAACAGGGACAAGTGGTTTTGAATGAATATAATTTAAATACGAAGCAAACTCGTCAAATTGGCGAACTGGATATAAAAGGTCATGATTTTTCAGCGATAGTAAAAATCATTCCTAAAGAAAACAAGATTTACTTCATAGCTCATTATGGAGATTATACTATGGGTGGCGAGACATTATATGTTGTGGAGAATGGAAAGGTTGAAGAACTCACGGGGGCTAAACAGTTTGGAAGCATTATTATAGAAAATGGCAAAATATATTACAGCAACATAAATTTTATGGGGAATCCTACAAATAACTTATTTGAATATGATGAAAATTCCAGAACAGAAAAAAGATTGGGGGAAGAAGGGTATACCTATGATGTAAACAGGAGAGAAACCCTTTATAGTGTTGCTAATAGTTTAAAACTTCTAGAAAATAAGTTATATACCCTTGGCTATCTGGAACAAAGCGATCAACTACCTTGCCTTTACAGCATTGATTTACAAACAGGTGCAACTAAAAAGCTTAGTCTTCCAACTTCGCAATTTTGGATCGTAAATGACAAAATATACTATATAGAGGCTACGGCCCAAACTCTTATTACAATAGATTTAGAAGGTAATGGTAAGAAGACATTAATCAATAAGCCTATAGCCCAGGCAAAATTTAACGGAAAAAGTTTCTATTATACTCTTTTAAGTAATAATAACGATTTAGCTGCGGGATTTTATAAGTACACATTGGATACTAATGAAACAGCAAGCCTTAGTTCAAAACGAGTGAAAGATTTTTATATTGGTTCTTCAAAGATTGGCTATATAACAACTGGATATGATGCAGGAATTTATCTGATACAAGACGGTAAAACGATTGGTATAGAGAAAGATCCTGCTTATGATTATCTGTTTGCCGGAGAGCAAATGATTATTATAAATGTAAAGGATAATAAATTAGAAATATTGAAGTAA
- a CDS encoding undecaprenyl-diphosphate phosphatase, which produces MFLIELLKVIILGIVEGITEWLPISSTGHMILVEEFIHLNASDAFKEMFFVVIQLGAILAVVLLYFNKLNPFSPSKTKKEKKETMEIWFKVIVGVLPAGILGVLFDDWLDEHFYNYQVVAITLILYGILFIIVENRNKGKKPKIKNFDQLSYATAFSIGLFQVLSLIPGTSRSGATILGAIILGTSRHIAAEYSFFLSIPVMFGASLLKLLKFGFSFTGMEITILLTGMFVAFVVSVIAIRFLLRYIKNNDFKAFGWYRIVLGILVIGYFLLSA; this is translated from the coding sequence ATGTTTTTAATTGAGTTATTGAAAGTTATTATTCTGGGAATCGTGGAAGGGATTACGGAATGGCTGCCCATAAGCAGTACAGGACATATGATATTAGTTGAAGAATTTATTCATTTAAATGCTTCAGATGCATTTAAGGAAATGTTTTTTGTGGTGATTCAACTGGGTGCCATTCTGGCTGTTGTGCTTCTTTATTTTAATAAGCTCAATCCTTTTTCACCAAGCAAAACCAAAAAGGAAAAGAAAGAAACAATGGAAATTTGGTTTAAAGTAATTGTCGGCGTCCTTCCGGCTGGAATATTGGGTGTATTATTTGACGACTGGTTGGATGAACATTTTTATAACTATCAGGTCGTAGCCATTACTTTGATCCTTTATGGAATACTCTTTATCATCGTAGAAAATCGCAACAAAGGTAAAAAGCCTAAAATTAAAAATTTTGATCAATTATCTTATGCTACTGCTTTTTCAATAGGGCTGTTTCAGGTATTATCCTTAATTCCAGGAACATCTCGCTCTGGGGCAACGATTCTGGGTGCGATTATTCTTGGTACATCCCGTCATATCGCAGCTGAATACTCATTTTTCTTATCTATTCCGGTAATGTTCGGGGCAAGCTTATTAAAGCTGCTAAAGTTTGGATTTAGTTTTACAGGAATGGAAATAACTATTTTGCTGACAGGTATGTTTGTAGCGTTTGTTGTATCAGTGATTGCTATTCGATTTTTGCTAAGATACATAAAAAATAATGATTTTAAAGCCTTTGGATGGTATCGTATTGTTTTGGGTATTTTAGTTATTGGATATTTTCTTCTGTCTGCATAA
- a CDS encoding DNA-3-methyladenine glycosylase I, giving the protein MVRCPWCGNDELYIKYHDEEWGVPNHDDRKHFEFLVLESAQAGLSWITILKKRENYRKAYCGFDPEKVALFDHEKIEELMKNPGIIRNRRKIEASVNNARRFLEIVNEFGSFDRYIWSFVNNRPIHNHWKDIKDVPANTKLSDEISKDLKKRGFQFLGSTIVYSYMQAVGLVNDHIVDCFLGGL; this is encoded by the coding sequence ATGGTTAGATGTCCCTGGTGTGGGAATGATGAGTTGTACATAAAGTATCATGATGAAGAATGGGGTGTGCCCAATCATGATGACCGTAAGCATTTCGAATTTTTGGTTCTGGAATCAGCACAGGCTGGATTAAGCTGGATTACCATATTAAAGAAAAGAGAAAATTATAGAAAGGCATATTGTGGTTTTGATCCGGAAAAAGTAGCTTTATTCGATCACGAAAAAATAGAAGAGTTAATGAAAAATCCGGGGATTATTAGAAACAGAAGGAAGATAGAAGCATCTGTCAATAATGCGCGGAGGTTTTTAGAAATTGTTAACGAATTTGGAAGCTTTGATCGCTATATTTGGTCTTTTGTGAACAACAGGCCAATCCATAATCATTGGAAAGATATAAAGGATGTTCCTGCAAATACAAAACTATCAGATGAAATCAGTAAAGATTTAAAGAAAAGAGGATTTCAATTTTTGGGTTCTACAATCGTTTATTCATATATGCAGGCAGTAGGCTTGGTTAACGACCATATAGTTGATTGTTTTTTAGGGGGTTTATAA
- a CDS encoding inorganic phosphate transporter yields the protein MTISLVDFLNQLVSNPALLITVILTLGVVLVNGWTDAPNAIATCVSTRSLEPQKAIFMAAVFNFLGVLVMTVINSTVAQTIYNMVDFGGNSKKSLIALCAALFAIVIWATAAWAFGIPTSESHALIAGLSGAAIALQKGFSGINGAEWVKVIYGLFLSTLLGFFMGFVIVRITEFVCKGMDRRKTIPFFQQAQILGGAATAFMHGAQDGQKFMGVFMLGIFLANGTSGVTTFTIPVWLMVLCSAVMALGTSIGGYRIIKTVGMGMVKLEKYQGFSADAAAAACLLLSSVFGIPVSTTHTKTTAIMGVGASKRLSSVNWGIVKEMLAAWILTFPGCGAVGYIMAYIFMKIF from the coding sequence ATGACAATCTCATTAGTTGATTTTCTTAATCAACTGGTTTCTAATCCTGCATTATTGATTACGGTAATACTAACTTTGGGGGTTGTATTGGTTAACGGTTGGACGGATGCACCTAATGCCATAGCCACTTGTGTTTCTACCCGTTCTTTAGAACCTCAAAAAGCAATTTTTATGGCAGCTGTTTTTAATTTTTTAGGTGTATTGGTTATGACGGTGATTAATTCAACAGTGGCGCAGACGATTTATAATATGGTTGATTTTGGAGGCAATTCAAAAAAATCTTTAATAGCTCTTTGTGCTGCACTATTTGCTATTGTTATATGGGCTACTGCAGCCTGGGCTTTTGGGATTCCTACCAGTGAAAGTCATGCATTAATAGCAGGCCTTTCCGGAGCAGCTATAGCGTTGCAGAAAGGCTTTTCTGGTATTAACGGGGCAGAGTGGGTAAAAGTCATATACGGATTGTTTTTATCTACACTCCTCGGATTTTTTATGGGTTTTGTTATTGTCCGTATCACGGAATTTGTCTGTAAAGGCATGGACAGGCGAAAGACAATACCTTTTTTTCAACAGGCACAAATTCTTGGTGGTGCGGCAACAGCTTTTATGCATGGAGCCCAGGATGGTCAAAAATTTATGGGAGTTTTTATGCTTGGAATTTTTCTTGCAAATGGGACAAGTGGTGTGACTACTTTTACTATTCCTGTCTGGTTGATGGTGCTTTGTTCTGCAGTCATGGCTTTGGGGACTTCGATCGGAGGATACCGTATTATTAAAACGGTTGGAATGGGTATGGTAAAGCTAGAAAAGTATCAGGGTTTTTCAGCGGATGCAGCAGCAGCGGCTTGCCTTTTACTATCATCCGTATTTGGTATTCCTGTCAGTACAACCCATACAAAGACAACTGCTATTATGGGCGTTGGGGCTTCCAAAAGACTTTCTTCAGTAAATTGGGGAATAGTAAAAGAAATGCTTGCAGCCTGGATTTTAACATTTCCTGGTTGTGGAGCGGTTGGATACATTATGGCATACATCTTTATGAAAATTTTCTAA
- a CDS encoding DUF47 domain-containing protein translates to MARKNEYNYFEAFVNLSKFSLQSAEILNNTLRNFSTKYLSDRIKEMHEIEHSADQAKHEMVNRLLKEFLPPIEREDIISLSQKIDDVTDAVEDVLLRIDMFNVQSIRPEILEFTQLIVNCCQALHLALKEFENFKKSTTLHSQIVKVNSLEEEGDKLYTTTIKKLYQNCKDPIELMIWTEILNRLEKCCDACEAVADDIHSVMMKNS, encoded by the coding sequence ATGGCAAGAAAAAACGAATATAATTATTTTGAGGCATTTGTGAACTTGTCAAAGTTTTCTTTACAGTCAGCAGAAATTTTGAACAATACCTTACGTAATTTCAGTACCAAGTATTTATCTGATAGAATAAAGGAAATGCACGAGATTGAGCATTCTGCAGATCAAGCAAAGCATGAAATGGTAAACAGACTGTTAAAAGAATTTCTTCCTCCTATTGAAAGAGAAGATATTATCAGCCTTTCTCAAAAGATTGATGATGTAACAGATGCAGTAGAAGATGTTTTACTTCGCATTGATATGTTTAATGTTCAATCCATTCGTCCTGAGATTTTAGAGTTTACTCAACTAATCGTTAATTGTTGCCAGGCGCTTCATTTGGCTCTGAAAGAGTTTGAAAATTTTAAGAAATCAACGACCCTTCATTCACAAATTGTAAAGGTTAACAGTTTGGAAGAAGAAGGGGACAAGCTTTATACTACTACAATTAAAAAACTTTATCAAAATTGTAAAGATCCTATTGAACTCATGATTTGGACAGAGATACTAAATCGCCTTGAAAAATGCTGTGATGCTTGTGAAGCTGTGGCTGATGATATCCATAGTGTTATGATGAAGAATTCTTAG
- a CDS encoding radical SAM protein: MDTLLLKDCTLCPRNCHVDRFNGQKGYCKTTYELVVARAALHMWEEPCISGEKGSGTVFFSGCAMGCVYCQNYKIAQGLRGKKISIERLAEIFLELQEKNAHNINLVTPSHYVPQIIEAISISRKKGMTLPVVYNSSGYEKVETLKLLEGYVDVYLPDLKYYSREIAKKYSNCEDYFSYASKAIIEMVKQVGAPAFDENGMMKKGVIVRHLALPGYLDDSKKIIQYLYETFGDQIFISIMNQYTPMETIKKYPELNHKITEKEYEALVDYAIQLGVENGFIQEGETASESFIPEFNEEGV, translated from the coding sequence ATGGATACTTTACTATTGAAGGATTGTACTTTGTGTCCAAGAAATTGTCATGTAGATCGCTTTAATGGTCAAAAGGGATATTGCAAAACAACCTATGAATTAGTAGTGGCCAGGGCAGCACTACATATGTGGGAGGAACCCTGTATATCCGGAGAGAAGGGTTCTGGAACTGTATTTTTTTCAGGATGTGCCATGGGGTGTGTTTATTGTCAAAATTATAAGATCGCCCAGGGATTAAGGGGAAAAAAGATTAGCATAGAGCGGCTTGCGGAGATTTTCCTGGAGCTTCAGGAAAAGAATGCCCATAATATCAATCTGGTTACTCCAAGCCACTATGTACCACAGATCATAGAAGCTATTTCAATATCCAGAAAGAAAGGAATGACTCTTCCTGTCGTATACAATTCCAGTGGATATGAGAAGGTTGAGACTCTGAAGCTTTTAGAAGGATATGTGGATGTCTATCTTCCGGATTTAAAGTACTATTCCAGGGAAATTGCAAAAAAATATTCTAATTGTGAAGATTATTTTTCCTACGCTTCCAAAGCAATTATTGAAATGGTAAAGCAAGTAGGAGCACCTGCTTTTGATGAGAATGGAATGATGAAGAAGGGAGTAATCGTAAGACATTTAGCCTTGCCAGGATACTTAGACGATTCTAAGAAAATCATACAATATTTATACGAAACCTTTGGTGATCAGATTTTTATAAGCATTATGAACCAATATACACCTATGGAAACCATAAAGAAATATCCGGAACTCAATCACAAAATCACAGAAAAAGAATATGAAGCGTTAGTAGATTATGCTATTCAATTGGGTGTCGAAAATGGATTTATTCAAGAAGGAGAAACTGCTTCAGAAAGTTTTATTCCGGAATTTAATGAAGAAGGAGTTTAA
- the rlmD gene encoding 23S rRNA (uracil(1939)-C(5))-methyltransferase RlmD — MAKEKRTSGKKFNCSVKNKCGGCQLQHLSYEEQLIEKQKQVESLLKKFCKVETIIGMENPYHYRNKVHAVFDIDKRKNIISGVYEAGSHRVVPVENCLLEDQRADAIINSIRGLLRSFKIRTFDEDTGYGLFRHVLIRTGFKSGEIMVVLVLASPIFPSKNNFIKALRKLHPEITTIELNVNNRKTSMVLGEKEQVLYGKGFIEDALCGKVFRISPKSFYQINPVQTEVLYNKAIELADLSGKEIILDAYCGIGTIGLIASDHVKKVIGVELNRDAVRDAINNAKRNKVSNAEFYNKDAGEFMLELEAKKQPIDVVFMDPPRAGSDERFLSALCSLKPKKVVYISCNPVTLERDLSYLVKRGYKAEKAVPVDMFPGTNHVECVVLMSRVEK, encoded by the coding sequence ATGGCAAAAGAAAAAAGAACATCAGGGAAAAAATTTAATTGTTCCGTAAAAAACAAATGCGGCGGATGTCAGTTACAGCATTTAAGTTACGAAGAACAGCTTATAGAAAAACAGAAGCAAGTAGAGTCTCTCTTAAAAAAATTCTGTAAGGTTGAAACCATTATAGGGATGGAAAACCCTTATCATTATAGGAATAAAGTTCATGCAGTATTTGACATTGATAAAAGAAAAAATATTATTTCAGGAGTTTATGAAGCAGGATCTCACAGAGTGGTTCCTGTAGAAAACTGCCTTCTTGAAGATCAAAGGGCTGATGCCATTATCAACTCCATAAGAGGATTGCTAAGATCCTTTAAAATCAGAACATTCGATGAAGATACTGGTTATGGATTGTTTCGGCATGTACTGATCCGGACTGGTTTTAAAAGCGGAGAAATTATGGTTGTTTTGGTTTTGGCATCTCCCATTTTTCCGTCTAAAAATAATTTTATAAAAGCTCTTAGAAAACTGCATCCTGAAATAACGACCATTGAACTTAACGTTAATAATAGAAAAACGAGTATGGTTTTAGGCGAAAAAGAGCAAGTATTATACGGAAAAGGATTTATCGAAGACGCACTTTGTGGAAAAGTATTTCGAATTTCTCCAAAGTCCTTTTATCAAATCAACCCGGTTCAGACAGAAGTACTTTATAATAAGGCGATAGAACTTGCCGACCTTAGTGGAAAAGAAATTATTCTGGATGCCTATTGCGGCATTGGCACCATTGGTCTTATTGCCAGTGACCATGTAAAAAAAGTGATCGGTGTAGAACTAAATCGTGATGCAGTTCGCGATGCTATTAACAATGCTAAGAGGAATAAAGTTTCAAATGCAGAATTTTACAATAAAGATGCCGGGGAGTTTATGCTGGAATTAGAAGCAAAAAAACAGCCTATAGACGTTGTATTTATGGACCCCCCAAGAGCAGGAAGCGATGAAAGATTTTTAAGTGCATTATGCAGCTTAAAGCCTAAGAAAGTTGTCTATATTTCCTGCAATCCGGTAACATTGGAAAGAGATCTGAGTTACCTGGTAAAACGAGGTTACAAAGCAGAGAAAGCAGTGCCTGTGGATATGTTCCCGGGAACGAATCACGTTGAGTGCGTAGTATTGATGTCAAGGGTGGAGAAATAA
- a CDS encoding helix-turn-helix domain-containing protein, which produces MSDQAQEKWSSIDEIAEHLGVSKDTIRNWIKKNEMPAYKIGKQWRFRISEVDQWVKRGDAKI; this is translated from the coding sequence ATGTCTGACCAAGCACAAGAGAAATGGTCATCTATTGATGAGATAGCAGAACATCTAGGTGTAAGTAAAGATACCATTCGAAACTGGATTAAAAAAAATGAAATGCCTGCATACAAAATTGGTAAACAGTGGAGGTTTAGAATAAGCGAAGTAGATCAATGGGTAAAGCGTGGAGACGCTAAAATATAG